ATCCACGACCACGCCGTTGGCGATGACGTTCTTCACGCCCTTGCGGAGGATGCCGGAGGGAATGATGTGAAGGACATACTTCTGGCCCTTGACGATGACCGTATGCCCGGCGTTGTTGCCGCCCTGCGAACGGACGACGACCTGCGCCTCATCAGTCAGCACGTCAATGATTTTGCCTTTGCCTTCATCGCCCCACTGGGCGCCAACGAGAATCGTGTTTGCCATAAATCGAAATAAAAAATCCCCGAACAGCAATCCGGGGCAAAGCGCATGGTCTTTGCGGGCAGAAGCTAGAAACTTTGCGCCCACCGGTCAACGCAGGATTCAGTTTCTGTGAAGTGACGCAGAAGATCGTCGGCAGTCACGCCGTCAGAAGGGCTTTGACTTGACGGACCACCGCGGGCAACGCCGCCGCCACCACCGGCGACAACGCCACGCTCATGGGCTGCAACTCGCCCACCGAAATGGTCACCAGGTCCAGCGGCGGCAACGGCCCCAGCAATGCGGCGGATTCAATCAAATCCTTCAACCCGATGTCATGCGCGCTCAACGATGGCGGGAAATCCCGGGCGTATTGGGGATGCAGCACCGAAACCGTGCCCGGCGGATGTCCGTCCGCCGCCGCATCAATCAGAATCAGCCGTTCGTAGTCACGCCAGCATCCCAGGAGGTGAAATCCTCCGGTGCCGCCATCCAGGAGATCGGCGTGCGCCGCCAGCCCGCAGGCTTTCAATCGCTGGATGGCATGCACGCCGACGCCCTCGTCCCCGAGCAGCACGTTACCAACCCCAAGCACCAGCACCCGGCGACGTGCCGGGTCCGGACTTGAAACGTCATTCGTCGGCTCTTCCGCCGTCGGCAGGCACAGTTCCATGGTTCAATGTGGCTTGGTTTCCTTCTCGATGAACTTCCAGCCACCGGCCATCGAGGAGATGCCGCCCCGTCCCTCCACGTAGTCGTGATAAAACGCCAGATAGACGTGGACGATGGTGAACAGGATGAAAAACCACATGAACAGGTGATGCCACTGGCGCACGGCAAAATCGCCGCCCATCAAGGGCACGACCCACTTGAAGAGCCGCGGCAGCCAGGCATCACTCATCGCGGCATAGAGCGCGAAACCCGTTGCCGACTGAAGCAGGAACGCCAGGAACGTGAGGAAGTAGGTGAACCCCGCCAGCGCGTTGTGCCCCACGGTTTCCACGGGCCGGCTGTCGGTTTGGAGCACGTCCACCTTCAGCACCTGCCTGATCTCGCGGAACTGCTTCTTCCGGTAGATGATGAAGTTCTTCCAGCTCGCATACTTGTTGCCCACGAAGCCCCAGTAGATGCGAAAGAGGAAGTTGAAGAAGAAGATGTAGGCCGCCACGAAATGCACGCAGCGGTTGACCCCGAACCAGTAGGAATACGACGCCTCGGACGCCTGTTGCACCGCCAGCGGCTGGCCGATCAAATAACCCGTCCCCGCCAGCACGACGACGCAGAGCGCGTTGAGCCAGTGGTAGAAACGGACCGGGATTTCCCACACGTAAACGCGGCCCAAAGTGGCTTTTTGCATGTGACCTCCTAGTTGAAGCAAATCCGGTGCAACGTGCGCCCCTGCGGATCGTGGAGATGCACCGCACACGCCAGGCACGGATCGAACGAGTGTATCGTGCGCAGCACTTCCAGTGGCAGTTCCGGATTCGCCACCGGGGTGCCGATGAGGGACGCCTCATACGCGGAACGCGCCCCCTTTCCATCGCGCGGGGAGGCATTCCACGTGGTGGGCACCACGAGCTGGTAATTCGCGATTTTCTGGTTCTGGATCACGATCCAGTGGGCGAGTGCGCCGCGCGGCGCCTCGCTCAGGCCCACGCCCTTCGCCTCAGCCGGCCAGAGCGCGGGATTCCACTTCTCGCCGTTGTGCAGGCGCGAATCGCCATTCCTGATGTTCGCCAGCAACTGGCCGTAGAACTCCTGCGCCCACTGTGAAATGAGAACGGTCTCCAGACCGCGCGCCGCCGTGCGGCCCAGCGTGGAAAAGAGCGCCGTCAGCGGCACGTCCAGTTTCTTGAGCGCCGTATCCACCACTTCCTTGATGTCCGCCCGGCCCGAGGCGTAACCCACCAGCAGGCGCGCCAGCGGTCCCACTTCCATCGGGTGCCCCTTCCAACGCGGCGTCTTGAGCCAGCTGTATTTGCCTTCAACGTTCAACTGCTCGTAGGGCGGCTGCGGCCCGGTGTAGTTGAACTTCGTCTCGCCCTCCCACGGATGCTTCGCCGCGCTGCCGGCATATTCATACCAGGAATGCGCAATCTCCTCCTGCACCTGCTGGACGTCGTGGCCGTCCACGTCGTGCACCCGGCTCAGGTCGCGGCCCAGAATCGCACCGCGCGGGAACTTGAATTTGCCCGGGTCACCAAAGCCGTGCGTCGGCAGGTCGCCGTAAACGAGATAATTCTCCAGCCCGCCGCCGACCGCGCCCCAGTCCTTGTAGAACGAAGCGATGGCCATGAGATCCGGAATGTAAACCTGCTCGACAAACGTCTTCGCGTCCGCCAGCAACCGCCCGACCAGCGCGAGCCGTTCGGCATTGATGGCGTTGGCGTCGTCGATGTTCAGGGCACACGGCGCCCCGCCCACGAGGTAGTTGGGATGCGGATTCTTCCCGCCGAAGACCGTGTGCACCTTCACAATCTCCTTCTGCCATTCAAGCGCTTCGAGGTAGTGCGCCACCCCGAGCAGATTCACCTCTGCCGGCAGTTTCATCGCCGGGTGGCCCCAATAGCCGTTGGCAAAGATGCCGAGCTGGCCGCTCGCCACGAACTTCTGCACCCGTTGCTGCACGTCGGAAAAATACCCGGGCGAACTCTTCGGCCAGTTCGAGATGCTTTTCGCCAGGTCCGCGGTCCTGGCGGGATCGGCCTTGAGCGTGGCCACCACGTCCACCCAGTCCAGCGCGTGCAGATGATAGAAGTGCACCACGTGGTCCTGCATGTATTGCGCGCAGAACATGAGATTGCGCACGAGTTCGGCGTTCGGCGGAATGACGATCCCAAGCGCGTCCTCCACCGCCCGCACCGACGCCAGCGCATGCACGGTCGTGCAGACGCCACAGACCCGTTCGACAAACGCCCACGCATCGCGCGGATCACGCCCCTTGAGGATGATCTCCAGCCCGCGCACCATTGTGCCCGCGCTGTAGGCGTCCACCACCCGGCCGTCTTTCACCTCCACTTCGATGCGCAGGTGGCCCTCGATGCGGGTGACGGGATCAATGACAATGCGTTTGCCGGCCATATCACACTCCTCCTTGTTCTTCGCGACCGTCGCGGATCTCGTCGCTGGTTTTAATTTCCTCCTGGATCAGATGCCGTTTGCGCAGGTTCGTCGAGATGGCGTGCACCGCCACGCCTGCCAGCGTCACGCCCGCCGCCACCGTGCCCACCTTGTCCGCCGTCGTCTCGATGCCGAAACCAGGAAACGACGGCAGATGCTGGTAAAATGGGCCGTTGTCCCAGAACTGCGCCTCGCTGCACCCGATGCACCCGTGCCCGGACTGGATCGGGAAACTCACGCCGCCGTTCCAGCGCATCACGCCGCAAGCGTTGTAGGTCACCGGACCGCGGCAGCCCATCTTGTAAAGGCAGTAGCCGCGTTTGGCATTTTCATCGTCCCACGAATTCACGAACAAACCGGCATCGTAGTTTGGCCGGCGATAACAGGTGTCATGCACCCGGCGCGAATAAAAGGCCTTCGGCCGCCCGAGGCCGTCGAGCTGCGGGATGCGGTCGAACGCCAGCAGATGCACGATGGTGCCCGTCATGACCTCCGCAATCGGCGGGCAGCCCGGCACGTTGATCATCGGCACGCCGCTGACAATGTCCTTGATGGGCTTGGCCTGCGTGGGATTCGGGTGGGCGCCCTGCACGCACCCGTTGCACGCGCAACTGCCCCAGTTGATCACCGCCTTCGCGCCCGCCGCCGCCTCCTGCACGATGTCGAGCGCCGTCCGCCCGGCAATGCAGCAATACGCCCCGTTCGCCCCCGTCGGCACGGAACCTTCCACCAGCATGAGATACTCGCCGCGGTGGCTTTTCATCGTGTCGTGCAACGCCGCCTCGGCCTGATGCCCCGCCGCCGCCTGCAGCGTCTCCGTGTAATCGAGCGAGATCTTGTCCAGGACCAGGTCCGCCACCGTCGGATGGGACGAGCGGATGAACGACTCCGAACAGCAGGTGCACTCCTGGAAATGGAACCACACCACGGGCAGGCGCGGTTTCGTTTCGA
The window above is part of the Verrucomicrobiia bacterium genome. Proteins encoded here:
- a CDS encoding hydrogenase maturation protease, with protein sequence MELCLPTAEEPTNDVSSPDPARRRVLVLGVGNVLLGDEGVGVHAIQRLKACGLAAHADLLDGGTGGFHLLGCWRDYERLILIDAAADGHPPGTVSVLHPQYARDFPPSLSAHDIGLKDLIESAALLGPLPPLDLVTISVGELQPMSVALSPVVAAALPAVVRQVKALLTA
- the cybH gene encoding Ni/Fe-hydrogenase, b-type cytochrome subunit, coding for MQKATLGRVYVWEIPVRFYHWLNALCVVVLAGTGYLIGQPLAVQQASEASYSYWFGVNRCVHFVAAYIFFFNFLFRIYWGFVGNKYASWKNFIIYRKKQFREIRQVLKVDVLQTDSRPVETVGHNALAGFTYFLTFLAFLLQSATGFALYAAMSDAWLPRLFKWVVPLMGGDFAVRQWHHLFMWFFILFTIVHVYLAFYHDYVEGRGGISSMAGGWKFIEKETKPH
- a CDS encoding nickel-dependent hydrogenase large subunit — protein: MAGKRIVIDPVTRIEGHLRIEVEVKDGRVVDAYSAGTMVRGLEIILKGRDPRDAWAFVERVCGVCTTVHALASVRAVEDALGIVIPPNAELVRNLMFCAQYMQDHVVHFYHLHALDWVDVVATLKADPARTADLAKSISNWPKSSPGYFSDVQQRVQKFVASGQLGIFANGYWGHPAMKLPAEVNLLGVAHYLEALEWQKEIVKVHTVFGGKNPHPNYLVGGAPCALNIDDANAINAERLALVGRLLADAKTFVEQVYIPDLMAIASFYKDWGAVGGGLENYLVYGDLPTHGFGDPGKFKFPRGAILGRDLSRVHDVDGHDVQQVQEEIAHSWYEYAGSAAKHPWEGETKFNYTGPQPPYEQLNVEGKYSWLKTPRWKGHPMEVGPLARLLVGYASGRADIKEVVDTALKKLDVPLTALFSTLGRTAARGLETVLISQWAQEFYGQLLANIRNGDSRLHNGEKWNPALWPAEAKGVGLSEAPRGALAHWIVIQNQKIANYQLVVPTTWNASPRDGKGARSAYEASLIGTPVANPELPLEVLRTIHSFDPCLACAVHLHDPQGRTLHRICFN
- a CDS encoding hydrogenase small subunit; this encodes MKPQTRPTIWEQAQSKGVSRRDFLGACAWLTALLGLSNSSVGEVIKALETKPRLPVVWFHFQECTCCSESFIRSSHPTVADLVLDKISLDYTETLQAAAGHQAEAALHDTMKSHRGEYLMLVEGSVPTGANGAYCCIAGRTALDIVQEAAAGAKAVINWGSCACNGCVQGAHPNPTQAKPIKDIVSGVPMINVPGCPPIAEVMTGTIVHLLAFDRIPQLDGLGRPKAFYSRRVHDTCYRRPNYDAGLFVNSWDDENAKRGYCLYKMGCRGPVTYNACGVMRWNGGVSFPIQSGHGCIGCSEAQFWDNGPFYQHLPSFPGFGIETTADKVGTVAAGVTLAGVAVHAISTNLRKRHLIQEEIKTSDEIRDGREEQGGV